The Afipia massiliensis genome has a segment encoding these proteins:
- a CDS encoding SRPBCC family protein — protein sequence MASIQKEFDVGSPAQDVWDAVRDFGAVHTRLAPGFVTNAVMDGDSRLVTFSNGTSARELLVDCDDAKRRLVYAVISERIKQHSASVQILENDDGRSKFIWIVDVLPNEIAPYISGQMDLSVAAMKKKLEGG from the coding sequence ATGGCTTCCATTCAGAAAGAATTCGACGTCGGCTCCCCTGCACAGGACGTCTGGGACGCGGTACGTGATTTCGGTGCGGTCCATACCCGGCTTGCACCCGGCTTCGTCACCAATGCAGTCATGGATGGCGACTCGCGACTGGTGACATTTTCAAACGGCACGAGCGCGCGCGAGCTTCTCGTCGATTGCGACGACGCCAAACGACGACTCGTCTACGCCGTGATCAGCGAGCGCATCAAGCAACACAGCGCTTCGGTGCAAATTCTTGAGAATGACGATGGCCGTAGTAAATTTATCTGGATCGTCGATGTCCTGCCGAACGAAATTGCGCCCTACATCAGCGGGCAAATGGATCTGTCCGTTGCTGCGATGAAGAAAAAACTTGAAGGCGGCTGA
- a CDS encoding EAL domain-containing response regulator: protein MRVFKPAEIEAVATFGQRKMAPRVCIIDPKRHIRTFLADALDELGFIASECTAAAELPTLLEQQLPDLVVLGMPNDGVEAGNILKILVTKMFDGQVLLIGPRDSIIVSALRQLGEETGIAMLPPLATPFSADGLRASVATLLPHKAPPSPPVDVAEALKAGWLELWYQQKIDAHTLAPRGAEALVRMRHPAWGVVPPASFIPDSKDPQFKGLSDFVVSRALEDWHYFIGQHGPVDISINLPLGFLEDPASVSRLCRQIPDHPAFGGLIVEVKAAEIIRNLDLAIDAAKRMRFHNIAISIDDLGVDWPSLSELKNFPFVEIKVDREFVTGCADNRLKQTVCRSILELADRVGARTVAKGVETRSDLVATHEMGFDLAQGFLFGKPANAKKFARSALSRPVTVLE, encoded by the coding sequence ATGAGGGTTTTCAAGCCTGCGGAAATAGAGGCCGTTGCGACGTTCGGGCAGCGCAAGATGGCACCTCGCGTGTGCATCATCGATCCAAAACGGCACATCCGCACGTTTCTGGCAGACGCCCTCGACGAACTCGGATTCATCGCCAGTGAATGCACGGCAGCGGCGGAACTCCCGACGTTGCTGGAGCAGCAATTACCCGATCTCGTTGTTCTTGGCATGCCGAACGACGGCGTCGAGGCAGGAAACATCCTGAAAATACTGGTCACAAAAATGTTCGACGGCCAGGTACTGCTGATCGGCCCGCGCGATTCTATCATCGTGAGCGCACTTCGCCAGCTCGGGGAAGAGACGGGAATCGCTATGCTGCCGCCGCTCGCCACGCCGTTCAGCGCGGATGGTCTGCGGGCAAGCGTCGCTACATTGCTTCCGCATAAAGCGCCTCCAAGCCCACCTGTCGATGTCGCAGAGGCACTCAAGGCCGGCTGGCTGGAACTGTGGTATCAGCAGAAAATCGACGCCCATACGCTTGCGCCGCGCGGCGCCGAGGCGTTGGTCCGGATGCGCCATCCGGCGTGGGGTGTCGTGCCTCCCGCGTCCTTCATTCCCGACTCGAAGGACCCACAGTTCAAGGGACTTTCGGATTTCGTGGTGAGCCGCGCGCTCGAAGACTGGCACTATTTTATCGGCCAGCACGGCCCGGTGGACATTTCCATCAATCTGCCGCTCGGTTTTCTCGAAGATCCAGCATCGGTCAGCCGGCTGTGCCGCCAGATTCCCGATCATCCGGCATTCGGCGGATTGATCGTCGAGGTCAAGGCAGCCGAGATCATCCGGAATCTCGATCTCGCGATCGATGCAGCCAAGCGCATGCGATTTCACAACATCGCCATCTCGATCGATGACCTTGGAGTCGACTGGCCATCTCTCTCGGAGTTGAAGAATTTTCCGTTCGTCGAGATCAAGGTCGATCGGGAGTTTGTCACTGGCTGTGCGGACAATCGCCTGAAGCAGACGGTGTGCCGCAGTATCCTTGAGTTGGCGGACCGGGTCGGCGCGCGCACCGTCGCCAAGGGCGTGGAGACCAGGTCGGATCTGGTTGCGACCCATGAGATGGGATTCGACCTGGCGCAGGGTTTTCTGTTCGGAAAGCCCGCCAATGCCAAGAAGTTCGCGCGCTCCGCATTGTCGCGCCCGGTCACCGTACTCGAATGA
- a CDS encoding MATE family efflux transporter has translation MSELGAAEIPVVQAEQKPPLPPVRGPRKNPLLDGPILPTLLKLAAPNVVALTAGTCVAIAETSYIGRLGVEPLAAMALVFPFVILMMTMSGGAMGGGVASAIARALGADDAERASALAVHALMIGVCFGLTFMIGMLIFGPYLFAALGGSGRVLSEAIGYSQIFFGGAVLPWIMNTLAALLRGTGNMKLPSAIILNSAFFQILFGGVLGLGLGPVPAFGMRGVAAGTLVAFSIGAAIMAWYLLSGRSRVKLSFKGFRFQRAMFYDILQVGAIACFSPLQIVLTVTIFTHLLANFGTEVLAGYGIGARLEFMLTSLAFAVGIASVPMIGMAIGAGRIARARRIAWTAGGVSFAAVGLVGGFFAIFPDVWVNIFTNNAAVRAASREYLSIVGPFLSFGGLAIALYFSAQGAARVAGPVLAQTARLAFVMAGGWWLMSQGATSTQFFWLAAVSMILLGVLAAAAVRLTNWGPRAVAAE, from the coding sequence ATGTCCGAACTTGGAGCCGCCGAAATTCCTGTGGTGCAGGCGGAGCAGAAGCCGCCGCTGCCGCCTGTCAGAGGCCCGCGAAAGAATCCGCTGCTCGACGGCCCGATCCTGCCGACGCTGCTGAAACTGGCGGCTCCCAACGTCGTCGCCTTGACGGCGGGCACGTGCGTCGCCATCGCGGAGACATCGTATATCGGCCGTCTCGGCGTCGAGCCGCTCGCGGCGATGGCGCTGGTGTTTCCGTTCGTTATCCTGATGATGACCATGTCCGGCGGCGCGATGGGCGGCGGTGTCGCATCCGCAATCGCGCGTGCGCTTGGCGCCGACGATGCCGAGCGTGCATCTGCGCTTGCGGTGCATGCGCTGATGATTGGCGTCTGCTTTGGCCTGACCTTCATGATCGGGATGTTGATCTTCGGGCCGTATCTGTTTGCCGCGCTCGGCGGCAGCGGTCGTGTTCTGAGCGAGGCTATCGGCTATTCGCAGATCTTCTTTGGCGGCGCGGTACTGCCTTGGATCATGAACACGCTGGCGGCGTTGCTGCGCGGGACCGGCAACATGAAACTGCCGTCGGCGATCATTCTTAATTCGGCATTCTTTCAGATTCTGTTCGGCGGCGTGCTGGGTCTTGGTCTCGGACCAGTGCCGGCATTCGGCATGCGCGGAGTTGCGGCCGGCACGCTGGTGGCGTTCTCGATCGGAGCGGCCATCATGGCGTGGTATCTGTTGTCGGGCCGCAGCCGCGTAAAGCTGTCTTTCAAGGGCTTCCGGTTTCAGCGCGCCATGTTCTATGACATCCTGCAGGTGGGAGCGATTGCCTGTTTTTCGCCGCTGCAGATCGTTCTGACGGTCACGATCTTTACGCACTTGTTGGCGAATTTTGGAACCGAGGTGCTGGCCGGTTACGGTATCGGCGCGCGTCTGGAGTTCATGCTGACGTCGCTGGCGTTTGCCGTGGGCATCGCGTCGGTGCCGATGATCGGAATGGCGATCGGGGCTGGCCGTATCGCGCGGGCACGGCGAATTGCATGGACCGCAGGCGGTGTGTCGTTCGCGGCTGTCGGCTTGGTCGGTGGCTTCTTCGCCATTTTTCCCGACGTATGGGTGAACATCTTCACGAACAATGCCGCCGTGCGCGCCGCCAGCCGCGAGTATCTTTCGATCGTTGGGCCGTTTCTCTCCTTCGGTGGCCTGGCGATCGCGCTCTATTTTTCAGCGCAAGGTGCGGCGCGTGTGGCCGGGCCGGTGCTGGCGCAGACGGCGCGGCTCGCGTTCGTCATGGCCGGCGGCTGGTGGCTGATGTCGCAAGGTGCAACCAGTACGCAGTTTTTCTGGCTAGCGGCGGTGTCCATGATTTTGCTTGGTGTTCTCGCCGCCGCAGCCGTTCGGCTGACCAACTGGGGCCCGCGAGCCGTCGCCGCTGAATGA
- a CDS encoding acyl-CoA dehydrogenase family protein has translation MVATAKTPLAETSASTTGSKSAVGLIAPDTSGMNFYRADPILADLLRVYLPAALFQHIEPHLDRLGALAGGHLDECARLADKHGPVLHQRDRFGNDRQWIEYHPAYRELERAAYGEFGIHAMSHRKGILGWSDTYPAVAKHAFTFLFNQAEFGLGCPINVTDGAARLLSRFGDDALKAKYLDGLTQTDMAKLTQGGQFMTEKEGGSDVGKLTTTAVQEGDHWRLHGEKWFCSNADAEVVMLLARPEGAVGGTQGVGLFLMPRRLDDGSPNHYRIVRLKDKLGTRSMASGEIKLEGAIAYAVGRLDRGFVQMAEMVNWSRLSNGVKSAALMRRAHHDANTVANNRVVFGRRIVDMPLARRQLMKIMLATEQAVSMSFVTADALDRAEAGSQDAAALLRVLTPTLKYRATRDARKVCGEALEMRGGIGYIEEFATPRLLRDAHLGSIWEGTGNIVALDTLKRAVGRHGAEAALGADLHARINEASGIPQGWRDRLRNLSDKAIGFARDVAGRSENEAEARRATSTLYHVASAVTFAWEGSRIHAMRGDARRLLLSKLVVDHRLTAQDPFTVLPGGGDGVIADRLLGDRPLAMADAATLLGT, from the coding sequence ATGGTTGCCACCGCAAAAACACCACTTGCAGAGACGTCGGCCTCGACGACCGGCTCGAAATCCGCAGTCGGTTTGATCGCGCCTGACACGTCGGGCATGAATTTCTATCGCGCCGATCCGATCCTCGCCGATCTGCTGCGTGTCTATCTGCCCGCAGCGCTGTTTCAGCATATCGAACCGCATCTCGACCGTCTTGGTGCGCTCGCAGGAGGCCACCTCGACGAGTGCGCGCGTCTTGCCGACAAGCATGGTCCCGTACTGCATCAGCGTGATCGCTTCGGCAACGACCGGCAATGGATCGAATATCATCCGGCCTATCGCGAGCTTGAACGCGCGGCCTATGGCGAGTTCGGCATCCACGCGATGTCGCATCGCAAGGGTATTCTCGGCTGGTCCGACACCTACCCCGCCGTGGCCAAGCATGCCTTCACGTTCCTGTTCAATCAGGCCGAGTTCGGGCTTGGATGTCCGATCAACGTCACCGACGGCGCGGCGCGCCTGCTGTCGCGGTTCGGCGACGATGCGCTCAAGGCAAAGTATCTCGACGGCCTGACGCAAACCGACATGGCGAAACTGACCCAGGGCGGTCAGTTTATGACGGAGAAGGAAGGCGGCTCCGACGTCGGCAAGCTGACCACCACAGCGGTGCAGGAAGGCGATCACTGGCGGCTGCACGGCGAGAAGTGGTTCTGCTCGAATGCGGACGCGGAAGTGGTGATGCTGCTGGCGCGGCCGGAAGGCGCGGTCGGCGGCACGCAGGGCGTCGGACTGTTTCTGATGCCGCGGCGGCTCGACGATGGGTCGCCGAACCACTACCGCATTGTCCGTCTCAAGGACAAACTCGGCACCCGCTCGATGGCGTCGGGCGAGATCAAGCTCGAGGGTGCAATCGCCTATGCGGTCGGGCGACTGGATCGCGGCTTCGTGCAGATGGCCGAGATGGTCAACTGGTCGCGGCTGTCCAACGGCGTGAAGTCGGCGGCGTTGATGCGCCGTGCGCATCACGATGCAAATACAGTGGCGAACAACCGCGTGGTGTTCGGCCGCCGCATCGTCGATATGCCGCTGGCGCGCCGACAGTTGATGAAAATCATGCTCGCGACCGAACAGGCGGTCTCGATGAGTTTCGTCACGGCAGACGCGCTGGATCGTGCCGAAGCGGGCAGTCAGGATGCGGCGGCATTGCTGCGCGTGCTGACGCCGACGCTGAAGTATCGCGCCACGCGCGATGCCCGCAAGGTGTGCGGCGAGGCGCTCGAGATGCGCGGGGGTATCGGCTACATCGAAGAATTCGCAACGCCGCGATTGCTGCGCGACGCGCATCTCGGTTCGATCTGGGAGGGCACCGGCAACATCGTGGCTCTCGATACACTGAAGCGCGCCGTCGGCCGCCATGGCGCGGAAGCTGCCCTCGGAGCCGATCTGCATGCACGGATCAACGAGGCGTCGGGCATTCCGCAAGGCTGGCGCGATCGTCTCCGCAACCTGAGTGATAAGGCCATCGGTTTTGCTCGCGATGTGGCGGGCCGGTCCGAGAACGAAGCCGAAGCCCGACGCGCCACCAGCACGCTCTATCACGTCGCCAGCGCGGTGACGTTCGCCTGGGAAGGCAGTCGGATTCATGCCATGCGCGGCGATGCGCGCCGGTTGCTGCTCTCAAAGCTCGTCGTCGATCACCGGCTGACCGCGCAGGACCCGTTCACTGTCCTGCCCGGCGGAGGCGATGGCGTGATTGCCGACCGGTTGCTTGGCGACAGACCTCTGGCGATGGCCGATGCCGCCACTCTGTTGGGGACATAG